A region from the Thermoplasmatales archaeon genome encodes:
- a CDS encoding putative ABC transporter ATP-binding protein yields MGQHKILVLFQLSGLLLSKEVPILKIRKLSLGYDSDAGVVIAIDNLSLDIPKGKISSIVGESGSGKSTLANAIMGFVKYPNVRLSGSIYFHDEDILTMGTVQLRRMRMEKISVVPQAAMNSLNPVMKIGDEIHDIISAHKKMSPEEEKKIVSSALEMVELPDYVLNSYQNQISGGMRQRVMIAIASMLDPEIMILDEPTTGLDVIVQKNILDIIKKINKNKGTTVVLITHDIPVAFYLSDFASIIYAGKVVEDGRKESIFTNRLHPYTNLLIGSIPSMTGSSERLTTIPGEVKPLMENQKLCSFIDRCPFAIAECRSNELEDYEEKDEMVRCHRYNPSLKDNFTKQKTEDKGKSESGFSSNITSRFAVVEDHSIELIDLNKNYTVGRGSKAHVINALKGVNIKVETGKVVSLVGASGSGKTTVGKIILFDERATSGKYIIDGRDVTHAKDREVKRLRRTVQMIFQDPFSSLSPIHKIGYQIKRPLLINHMSEANDVKDNILGMLNLVGLRPAESFFDKFPHELSGGQRQRVSIAKALSVGARILVADEPVSMLDASVRAEILNLLSDLKNRLKIGILYITHDLSTVRYVADHIYVMNAGMVEEEGNWVQIANNPSKEYTKKLLDSVV; encoded by the coding sequence TTGGGTCAGCACAAGATTTTAGTACTTTTCCAACTTTCTGGCTTATTGTTATCGAAAGAAGTTCCCATCCTTAAGATTCGTAAACTCAGTCTTGGTTATGATAGTGACGCAGGGGTTGTTATAGCCATCGATAATTTATCATTAGATATTCCGAAGGGCAAGATCTCGTCTATAGTCGGTGAATCTGGATCAGGTAAATCAACACTTGCGAACGCAATAATGGGATTCGTTAAGTATCCTAATGTAAGGCTCTCAGGTTCCATCTACTTCCATGACGAGGATATTCTAACAATGGGAACTGTGCAGTTACGAAGAATGAGGATGGAGAAAATATCAGTAGTTCCTCAAGCAGCAATGAATTCTCTCAATCCTGTGATGAAGATCGGCGACGAAATTCATGATATCATATCGGCCCATAAGAAAATGTCTCCTGAGGAAGAAAAAAAGATAGTATCTTCTGCGCTGGAAATGGTAGAGCTGCCAGATTATGTGCTAAATTCATACCAGAATCAGATAAGCGGGGGAATGCGACAGAGAGTAATGATTGCGATTGCATCGATGCTAGACCCCGAGATCATGATTCTTGATGAACCTACCACTGGTCTCGACGTAATAGTTCAGAAGAACATACTTGACATAATAAAGAAAATAAACAAGAATAAGGGGACTACTGTAGTGCTGATCACCCATGACATTCCTGTAGCATTCTATCTCTCAGATTTTGCTTCCATAATTTACGCTGGTAAAGTGGTAGAAGATGGCAGGAAAGAGAGTATTTTCACGAACAGGCTTCATCCTTATACTAACCTGCTTATCGGAAGTATTCCTTCTATGACCGGTAGCAGTGAAAGGCTCACCACAATACCCGGAGAAGTAAAACCATTAATGGAAAACCAGAAACTCTGTTCCTTCATTGATAGATGCCCCTTTGCTATTGCGGAGTGCAGGTCAAACGAACTTGAAGATTATGAAGAGAAAGATGAGATGGTCAGGTGCCACAGGTACAACCCATCTCTGAAGGATAATTTCACCAAACAAAAAACAGAAGATAAAGGGAAGTCAGAATCAGGGTTCTCCAGCAATATCACTTCACGTTTCGCAGTTGTGGAAGATCACAGCATTGAATTAATTGATCTAAACAAGAACTACACTGTTGGAAGAGGATCAAAGGCACATGTTATTAATGCTCTTAAGGGTGTAAACATAAAGGTGGAGACTGGTAAGGTTGTTTCCCTTGTAGGGGCTTCAGGTAGTGGCAAGACAACGGTTGGAAAAATTATCCTTTTTGACGAGAGGGCAACGTCAGGAAAGTATATCATTGATGGCAGGGATGTGACCCATGCCAAAGACCGTGAAGTAAAGAGGCTCCGCAGGACAGTGCAGATGATCTTCCAGGACCCATTTTCTTCACTTAGTCCGATCCACAAAATTGGCTACCAGATAAAAAGACCTCTGCTGATCAACCATATGAGCGAAGCAAATGATGTGAAGGATAATATTCTTGGGATGCTGAATCTCGTTGGCCTCAGGCCTGCTGAAAGTTTTTTTGATAAATTTCCCCATGAACTATCAGGCGGACAGAGGCAGCGGGTGAGCATTGCAAAGGCTTTGTCTGTCGGTGCAAGGATACTAGTTGCTGACGAACCTGTTTCCATGCTAGATGCCTCGGTTCGAGCTGAAATACTTAACCTCTTATCCGACCTGAAGAATAGGCTCAAGATAGGAATACTTTACATAACACATGATCTTTCTACTGTCAGATACGTAGCTGATCATATCTATGTAATGAATGCAGGCATGGTCGAGGAAGAGGGAAACTGGGTTCAGATTGCAAACAATCCTTCTAAAGAATACACAAAAAAACTTCTGGATTCTGTTGTTTAA
- a CDS encoding antimicrobial peptide ABC transporter periplasmic binding protein SapA, with protein sequence MKGWLSKRVVVLLIAVMSVLMAIVPLGTSASSEPLYSSFAGTNVTSNTSVFYLAVDSYGSFTPNLNPFSGIASEPYETTAISLVYQPLMYLMNGEAPSPALATSYSYSSNLTNITFTLRSNVEYSNGASFGPSDVLFSFNYIMSHPNIDFQELTSFISSINQTGVDQVSFYLTTTAYTNLYAIMSQPIVYPNQFRNVSDPYGLTLTDPIGTGPFVAQSITASQFELSWNSHYYYTGSHISTLIIPSYPSVTAETNALSSGNINWFSGGFDAAAPTWAGQSPNHFYFYPPSGFLMLWINTHAWPLNMSLVRTAMAYVLNRNVLSNESLQPPAANFVEPALSNYLSPSFVTQYPNGSYYNLNLTKATSLMEQAGFTKGSNGYWQYKNNNTEVKVTLSGNGAASNVVANLNTISTEFKSFGIDASVYTPSGAIFYSNIYSGNYSMGMGFLPSTINPIGALQTGFSSTYLKPIGTSATGDYSRYNNTNVTKDLQKAANQTTLDGQRQYIQAALSILLNDTPAIPVAESISQNEFNTYGYAGVNQTTFKDALYSNTYGLISIAVPLTHIYSTTSTSPTGLSLTDYVIIGVVAVVIIAGVAVVALRRNRTKEE encoded by the coding sequence ATGAAAGGTTGGTTATCTAAGAGAGTTGTTGTTCTATTAATCGCCGTTATGTCGGTTTTGATGGCAATTGTTCCACTTGGAACAAGCGCAAGTAGTGAGCCACTTTATTCTTCCTTCGCTGGAACGAATGTCACGAGCAACACATCAGTGTTTTATCTAGCTGTTGACAGCTATGGATCGTTCACTCCAAATCTGAACCCTTTTAGTGGGATAGCGTCAGAACCTTATGAAACCACAGCCATATCATTGGTATACCAACCCCTGATGTATCTAATGAATGGTGAGGCTCCGAGCCCCGCGCTTGCTACCAGTTATTCCTATAGTTCCAATCTAACAAACATTACATTCACGTTGAGAAGCAATGTGGAATACAGTAATGGAGCGTCGTTCGGCCCATCAGACGTTCTCTTTTCGTTTAACTACATCATGAGTCACCCTAATATCGACTTTCAGGAATTGACTAGTTTCATATCTTCTATAAACCAGACTGGAGTGGATCAGGTTTCATTCTATTTAACTACCACAGCCTATACAAATCTTTACGCCATAATGTCACAACCAATTGTCTATCCCAACCAATTTAGAAATGTGTCTGATCCATATGGCCTTACCCTTACCGATCCTATAGGAACTGGGCCTTTTGTCGCACAATCTATCACAGCAAGCCAATTCGAGCTTTCTTGGAACTCACACTACTACTACACAGGGTCCCATATTAGCACCCTGATAATACCTTCCTACCCGAGTGTAACTGCAGAAACTAATGCTCTTTCTAGCGGCAACATTAACTGGTTCTCTGGTGGATTCGATGCAGCTGCACCTACTTGGGCAGGACAGAGTCCAAATCACTTTTATTTCTATCCACCATCCGGTTTTCTAATGCTATGGATTAACACCCACGCATGGCCCTTGAACATGTCACTAGTCAGAACTGCTATGGCATACGTTCTCAACAGGAATGTACTGTCAAACGAGTCACTGCAGCCCCCAGCAGCGAACTTTGTTGAGCCTGCGCTCAGTAATTATCTTTCTCCATCATTTGTCACCCAGTACCCGAATGGTTCATACTATAACCTTAACTTAACAAAAGCGACTAGCCTTATGGAGCAGGCAGGCTTTACGAAGGGAAGTAATGGTTACTGGCAATATAAAAATAATAATACGGAAGTTAAAGTAACATTGTCTGGAAACGGGGCGGCCTCAAACGTAGTAGCTAACCTGAATACTATATCAACTGAATTTAAAAGCTTCGGTATCGACGCTAGTGTGTATACTCCGAGTGGTGCGATCTTCTATTCTAACATCTATAGCGGTAATTACAGCATGGGAATGGGTTTCCTTCCTAGCACAATCAATCCCATAGGAGCTCTTCAAACAGGTTTCTCTAGCACATACCTCAAGCCTATCGGGACCTCCGCGACAGGTGACTATTCCAGGTATAACAACACAAATGTTACAAAAGATTTGCAGAAGGCAGCTAACCAGACAACCCTCGATGGCCAGAGACAGTACATCCAGGCTGCCCTCAGTATCCTGCTTAATGATACACCCGCTATACCGGTAGCTGAATCGATCTCGCAGAACGAGTTTAATACCTACGGTTATGCTGGAGTTAACCAGACAACGTTTAAAGATGCTTTATATTCCAATACCTACGGCTTGATATCGATTGCTGTTCCATTGACGCATATTTACTCCACAACCTCTACTTCCCCAACAGGACTCTCTCTCACAGATTATGTGATAATAGGAGTGGTAGCTGTGGTAATTATCGCCGGGGTAGCTGTGGTGGCACTGAGGAGAAACAGGACTAAAGAGGAGTAG
- a CDS encoding nickel transporter permease NikB, translating into MPGNPVDAVIGTLQQSASLTPQQIASLQASLGYTKGPLIIQFWQFVVHIFQGNFGTSLQYYPTKVITIIIQSIGWTILLFGLALVISFYLGNYLGLLSAHKRGSTRDSVNSVLALFLYSFPYFWMALVFLFIFAIQFHIFPEAYAYNHFLPTYSLAYFGSVVTHIILPLATLIIASYGSWYLGMRNNTIATLNEDYLKYAEMAGLRRQKIVQYSKKNAILPNLTGFALSLGNVISGGILVEMVFSYPGLGYDIYNAVINEDFPVLETAFLLIIIAVLIANFIMDLLYYRMDPRIREV; encoded by the coding sequence ATGCCCGGTAATCCTGTTGACGCAGTGATAGGCACATTACAGCAGAGTGCGAGCCTAACCCCGCAACAAATAGCGTCTTTGCAGGCTTCTCTGGGTTATACCAAGGGACCTCTGATAATACAGTTCTGGCAATTCGTTGTTCATATATTCCAAGGTAATTTTGGGACCTCGCTCCAGTATTATCCGACAAAGGTGATTACAATAATCATTCAGAGTATAGGCTGGACGATACTCCTTTTTGGACTTGCGCTCGTGATCAGCTTCTACTTGGGAAACTATCTTGGACTCTTGTCGGCTCATAAGCGCGGTTCCACCAGAGACAGTGTTAATTCGGTCCTCGCCCTGTTTCTGTATTCATTCCCCTATTTCTGGATGGCTCTGGTGTTTCTTTTTATCTTTGCAATACAATTCCATATTTTTCCAGAGGCATACGCCTATAATCATTTTCTTCCTACTTATTCGCTCGCATATTTTGGGTCAGTGGTTACTCATATTATCCTCCCTCTTGCCACTCTGATCATAGCCTCGTATGGTTCATGGTATCTTGGGATGAGAAATAATACCATTGCGACACTAAATGAGGATTACCTTAAGTATGCCGAGATGGCAGGCCTTAGACGGCAAAAAATTGTGCAGTACTCAAAGAAAAACGCAATCCTGCCAAATCTTACAGGCTTTGCGCTTAGTCTCGGCAATGTCATTAGCGGAGGGATCCTAGTAGAGATGGTATTCTCATACCCAGGGCTGGGGTATGATATCTACAATGCAGTGATAAATGAGGATTTCCCGGTTTTGGAAACTGCGTTTTTGCTAATAATCATCGCGGTGCTCATTGCCAATTTCATAATGGATCTCCTCTACTACAGGATGGATCCAAGAATAAGGGAGGTATAG
- a CDS encoding Carboxymuconolactone decarboxylase family protein yields MNNEMDEIERFAKSTLGAMPEVIKLLGNHNVELAKEQFRENNTMYLGRTKLPRKILALTALSVSLANGQSDSAMIHFKLAQKFDANMLEVLDAIKAAKMALMSSTMALMGTIQPIVEKFTGPSHKSEEIEKILSHVKTASGMDFLPDNLSSLASVSFNLLEEHLKEKTELMSPFAVDQKYLFLMAFAVSISIRYEECARVYLTQFFLNGGQRDEMEDALFLTRFITGNKALTSSMEILKW; encoded by the coding sequence ATGAACAACGAAATGGACGAAATAGAAAGATTTGCCAAATCAACGCTGGGTGCAATGCCGGAGGTTATTAAACTGCTTGGCAACCATAATGTGGAGCTTGCGAAAGAGCAGTTCAGGGAGAACAATACAATGTATCTTGGGAGGACCAAGCTCCCTAGGAAGATTCTCGCTCTCACTGCACTTTCAGTGTCACTGGCGAATGGCCAGAGTGATTCAGCAATGATACATTTTAAACTCGCACAGAAGTTTGATGCGAATATGCTCGAGGTGCTTGACGCAATAAAGGCAGCAAAAATGGCGCTCATGTCTTCCACCATGGCACTAATGGGGACCATTCAGCCCATTGTAGAGAAATTCACGGGTCCGTCGCACAAGAGTGAGGAGATAGAAAAGATTCTGTCCCATGTGAAAACTGCATCCGGAATGGATTTCCTCCCGGATAATCTTTCTTCACTGGCATCGGTTTCCTTCAATCTTCTGGAGGAACACCTTAAGGAGAAAACAGAACTGATGTCGCCCTTCGCAGTTGATCAGAAGTACCTCTTCCTCATGGCTTTTGCCGTGAGTATTTCAATAAGGTACGAGGAATGCGCTAGGGTTTATTTAACGCAGTTCTTCTTGAATGGGGGTCAGAGGGACGAAATGGAAGATGCGCTGTTTTTGACAAGATTCATTACTGGGAACAAAGCTCTTACATCTTCCATGGAGATACTGAAGTGGTAA
- the gyaR_2 gene encoding Glyoxylate reductase yields MQNNNRPRVLITSPWFSPALLNRLKENFDVRANHMERWFTENELCSIIGEFDAVIAGLDPFTSRVLKNASSLKLIARRGIGIDTIDLLTCKRMGVKVTNTPVQEEETAVAEFTFSLILNLTRNISRSSYSLKSGSWQRERYLGKGIGEITVGILGLGHIGSRVAELVHKMGGHVIYYDPYVDSKTFRKVNLTELFKESDIVSIHAPKTQETINMINREQFSLMKKGSHLINTSRAEIINMQDLEWVVNNGTIASVALDVFAEEPPEIDDFLISDKVLVTPHIAAFTEKSFSKIDEICCNNVEKVILNGAEPDYRIV; encoded by the coding sequence ATGCAAAACAATAATCGACCTAGGGTGCTTATAACTTCTCCTTGGTTTTCCCCGGCTCTTCTGAACAGATTGAAAGAGAATTTTGATGTGCGGGCAAATCATATGGAGAGATGGTTTACAGAGAATGAACTCTGTTCCATTATAGGAGAATTCGATGCCGTTATTGCAGGTCTTGATCCATTCACTTCTAGAGTTTTGAAAAATGCGTCTAGCCTGAAGCTTATAGCCAGACGGGGTATAGGCATCGATACGATAGATTTACTGACTTGCAAGAGAATGGGTGTTAAGGTAACCAATACCCCGGTACAAGAAGAGGAAACCGCTGTGGCTGAATTTACCTTCAGTCTCATCCTGAACCTAACACGCAACATATCCAGATCTTCATACTCATTAAAGAGCGGCTCGTGGCAAAGGGAAAGGTATCTAGGAAAGGGAATAGGTGAGATCACTGTTGGCATCTTAGGTCTTGGACATATAGGGTCAAGAGTTGCTGAACTTGTTCATAAGATGGGTGGTCATGTGATTTATTACGATCCGTATGTTGATTCAAAGACATTTAGGAAAGTAAACCTTACAGAACTTTTCAAGGAGTCCGACATAGTTTCTATCCATGCGCCAAAGACCCAGGAAACCATCAATATGATCAATCGTGAACAGTTTTCGCTGATGAAAAAAGGAAGTCATCTCATTAATACTTCACGTGCCGAGATAATTAACATGCAAGATTTGGAATGGGTCGTGAATAATGGGACAATTGCCTCCGTAGCTCTTGACGTTTTTGCAGAGGAACCGCCTGAAATTGACGACTTTTTAATAAGTGATAAGGTTCTGGTAACTCCTCACATAGCAGCATTTACTGAAAAATCGTTTTCAAAGATAGATGAGATATGTTGCAATAACGTGGAGAAAGTCATTTTAAATGGAGCTGAGCCAGATTATCGCATAGTCTAA
- the malA gene encoding Alpha-glucosidase, with translation MQKLSNFEISSVFSERIYRGIGKILEITHKNGETIYHSQFHSVSIKDLGNVGMKITFNAGKKDYGLSVPHKEPKAMNNMGSYRVKSPKKGERFQINIMRLNRTVLSSYSPGDQLGFLNLGDEVHDMFCTDEKNEFTTISFRIPTEYGIYGLGENFTTFNKRGKVLYTFPADNYLLFASQVYKGIPFFLSNAGLGIVFPRYEPIKFDFGQTIDGLIMISIPSTSFEFYILYGTPIEIVQNFVSMFDKPQMPPKWSFGLWWSRWIGIGPQSVNQVAEVVDKFTKEQIPLDVVVIDPQWLKGYIAGVTQACSFDWDHNKFMTDNAVGDLLESRGKKLALWINPYIEFYGTGYEKLKHCFLKDKTGKTALVPVQDGNPNKPNRGMVDFTRPDCAEVYISLVADLMKRSKARTVISDFGETVPPDAIDEYGNPGYMIRNKLGDLYQIAAFDGVKRGTGEGIIWGRSGSLRSHNLPIKWGGDSNSTWEGMKTALRAALTASVSGAIFSAFDIGGFAGKPDKKLFLRWSAAAALFSYFKLQGTTEREPWAYDQETVNDFRELSELRYRLIHYILDEAEKSIRDYIPLVRPLLMAFPEDPNAANIDDEFMLGSDILVAPILTEDEIRSIYIPEGDWVYYYNGERTGGGKWVTKQEGFNRVPLFVRKGARIKIAVGRADNLEEYLKLPTQISEF, from the coding sequence ATGCAAAAGCTAAGTAACTTTGAGATTTCTTCGGTATTTTCAGAAAGAATCTATAGGGGAATTGGAAAGATCTTAGAGATCACACATAAAAATGGGGAAACCATTTACCATTCTCAGTTTCATTCAGTTTCAATAAAAGACTTAGGAAACGTAGGCATGAAAATCACTTTTAACGCAGGAAAAAAAGATTATGGTCTTTCTGTTCCACACAAAGAACCCAAGGCGATGAATAATATGGGCTCATACAGAGTTAAATCACCGAAAAAGGGAGAAAGGTTTCAAATAAACATTATGAGGCTTAACAGAACTGTACTCTCATCTTACTCGCCTGGCGATCAACTCGGTTTTCTTAATCTGGGAGATGAAGTGCATGATATGTTCTGCACCGACGAAAAGAACGAGTTTACGACCATTTCGTTCAGGATACCAACTGAATATGGAATATACGGCTTGGGAGAAAACTTCACGACTTTTAACAAAAGGGGAAAGGTTCTTTATACATTCCCTGCCGATAACTATCTCTTGTTTGCGTCCCAAGTTTACAAGGGAATCCCTTTCTTCCTTAGCAATGCGGGACTTGGTATAGTTTTCCCTAGATATGAGCCCATCAAGTTTGATTTTGGGCAAACCATAGATGGACTCATAATGATCTCAATCCCTTCCACCTCATTTGAGTTCTATATTCTTTATGGAACTCCAATCGAAATTGTGCAGAATTTTGTATCTATGTTTGACAAACCTCAGATGCCTCCGAAATGGAGTTTTGGACTTTGGTGGAGTAGATGGATCGGCATCGGACCACAGTCGGTAAATCAAGTTGCTGAGGTGGTTGATAAGTTCACTAAGGAACAGATACCATTGGATGTCGTTGTGATTGATCCACAGTGGTTAAAGGGTTATATTGCAGGCGTAACTCAGGCATGCTCTTTCGACTGGGATCACAACAAGTTCATGACTGACAACGCGGTGGGAGATCTTCTAGAAAGTAGAGGAAAGAAACTAGCATTGTGGATAAATCCGTATATAGAGTTTTACGGAACTGGATATGAAAAATTGAAGCATTGCTTTCTAAAGGACAAGACTGGAAAAACTGCATTAGTTCCAGTTCAGGATGGCAACCCTAATAAACCAAACAGAGGAATGGTTGATTTCACCAGGCCAGATTGTGCAGAAGTCTATATTAGTCTAGTTGCCGACCTCATGAAGCGATCCAAGGCGAGGACAGTTATCAGCGACTTCGGGGAGACTGTGCCCCCCGATGCAATTGATGAGTACGGCAACCCTGGTTATATGATCAGAAACAAGCTGGGTGATCTCTATCAAATCGCCGCATTCGATGGAGTCAAGAGAGGAACTGGTGAAGGCATCATTTGGGGGAGATCTGGATCATTGAGGAGTCATAACCTACCTATTAAATGGGGAGGAGATTCCAACTCTACATGGGAAGGAATGAAAACTGCGCTAAGAGCAGCACTTACTGCAAGCGTAAGTGGTGCTATCTTCTCCGCATTTGACATTGGGGGGTTCGCAGGTAAACCAGATAAGAAATTGTTCCTGAGATGGTCTGCCGCTGCGGCGCTATTCTCCTACTTTAAGCTCCAGGGTACGACGGAAAGAGAACCATGGGCATATGACCAAGAAACTGTAAATGACTTCAGGGAGTTGTCCGAGCTCAGATACAGACTAATTCACTACATCCTGGACGAAGCAGAGAAGAGCATCAGAGACTACATCCCACTGGTTCGCCCCCTTTTAATGGCATTTCCCGAAGACCCGAATGCAGCAAACATAGATGATGAATTTATGCTGGGATCGGATATATTGGTCGCTCCTATCCTCACGGAAGACGAAATAAGATCCATCTACATACCCGAGGGAGATTGGGTATATTATTACAATGGCGAGAGGACAGGTGGAGGAAAGTGGGTAACAAAACAGGAAGGATTCAATAGGGTTCCGCTTTTCGTAAGGAAAGGTGCCAGAATCAAAATCGCAGTTGGAAGAGCAGACAACCTAGAAGAATATCTCAAGCTTCCAACTCAGATAAGTGAATTCTGA
- a CDS encoding nickel transporter permease NikC, translated as MDSNNGNGEIIEIIHEQVKGSSRSNGIRTFISNKYLFVGSIIIIAVFVFSIYGYFFPPYNPNASFASNLPPSSTHLLGTNFFGNDILSDYMVSIIPTLEIALVGAALALLVAVVVGLFGGYFSGIKNEVLAFFINVFLLIPGLPLAIVISSGLEASHSNLGVLSLAIVIIVTGWAFGARTIRAQAMSIAGRDYIRFIKHTGESDFRIIFREVLPSLLSYIGYVFTNLIIFAILLETSLLFLGLGNESIISLGSILYFANNYSAILLGEWWWFIPPGLTIAIIGVGFGLISLGLDTIANPSLRTYRNAKKYTKTKSVSVMFSEPEEENP; from the coding sequence ATGGATTCGAACAATGGTAATGGTGAAATTATAGAGATTATCCATGAGCAAGTGAAAGGTTCATCCAGATCGAATGGCATTAGAACGTTTATTTCCAATAAATACCTCTTCGTAGGATCAATAATAATTATAGCCGTGTTTGTCTTCTCAATTTACGGATATTTTTTTCCTCCGTATAACCCTAATGCGTCATTCGCGTCAAATCTTCCACCTTCCAGCACTCATTTGCTAGGAACTAATTTCTTTGGAAACGACATACTTTCAGATTACATGGTAAGCATAATTCCTACTCTGGAGATAGCGTTGGTAGGCGCAGCACTGGCACTACTGGTAGCGGTAGTTGTTGGGTTATTTGGCGGATACTTCTCGGGAATTAAGAACGAAGTTCTCGCTTTCTTCATAAACGTTTTCCTCCTTATACCTGGCCTTCCCCTTGCGATAGTTATATCGTCTGGTTTAGAAGCATCCCACAGTAACCTGGGGGTCTTATCGCTTGCCATAGTGATCATAGTAACAGGTTGGGCATTTGGAGCAAGGACAATCAGGGCACAGGCGATGTCTATTGCTGGCAGGGATTATATTAGATTCATAAAGCATACTGGAGAGTCAGATTTTAGAATAATTTTCAGGGAGGTTCTGCCATCCCTCCTCTCATATATCGGATACGTTTTCACGAACCTAATAATTTTTGCAATTTTGCTTGAGACAAGCCTGCTATTCCTCGGCTTGGGAAACGAAAGCATAATTTCATTGGGATCAATCCTTTATTTTGCAAACAATTACAGCGCCATCCTCCTTGGTGAGTGGTGGTGGTTTATTCCTCCAGGGCTTACAATAGCCATAATCGGAGTTGGATTCGGCCTGATTAGCCTTGGACTGGATACCATAGCAAATCCAAGTCTTAGAACTTACAGAAATGCAAAAAAATATACAAAGACCAAATCAGTTTCTGTAATGTTTAGCGAACCCGAGGAAGAAAATCCTTAA
- a CDS encoding C4-dicarboxylate transporter/malic acid transport protein: MRKSTLNLFGSEWFGISISTLALAQVYILVFAEYANIVFKYIAESLSILGISIFLVIFAIWIYRGFAMKDRVFSHWNNLTRLSFTALIPIVGFVGNYQLIYFFGLSPLTAALSAVNYYANYILALALGVVLGYRLYTKETNPREMNYAIVIPPLAIGTSVFLAAPLMSFYSGIESQTMYFLVLMGLGIFFFLFIFIGSLALAGHVSTKVHETLPTTMLPVGISSLIIINLFSIAGFGQIDHLILAASSVEFVSVLLWGFEVWNFLVVVILIFTHPAKGTLGVWAYGFPLGLFATSTIKLLAFTKFPALLWIFVAIAVILNILWVYAWINTGTFMKKMFNKEKSEKYAVPGHGSE; the protein is encoded by the coding sequence ATGAGAAAAAGTACGTTAAATTTATTCGGATCTGAGTGGTTCGGAATTTCCATCTCCACACTTGCACTGGCTCAGGTATATATACTGGTTTTCGCAGAATATGCAAATATAGTCTTCAAGTATATCGCGGAGTCACTTTCAATTCTAGGCATATCAATATTCCTGGTGATATTTGCCATATGGATATACCGGGGATTTGCCATGAAAGACAGGGTATTTTCTCACTGGAACAACCTGACAAGGCTCAGTTTCACAGCGCTAATACCAATAGTAGGGTTCGTGGGAAATTACCAGCTCATATATTTCTTCGGGCTCTCCCCGTTAACAGCTGCACTATCTGCTGTTAATTATTATGCCAATTACATTCTGGCCCTTGCCCTGGGTGTTGTTCTCGGCTATCGTCTTTATACCAAGGAGACAAATCCACGTGAAATGAACTACGCTATTGTAATACCACCTCTGGCCATTGGCACGAGTGTCTTTCTTGCCGCTCCCCTGATGAGTTTTTACAGCGGGATCGAAAGCCAGACCATGTATTTTCTAGTCCTGATGGGGCTTGGCATATTCTTCTTCCTGTTCATTTTCATAGGGTCACTGGCCCTTGCTGGACATGTATCCACAAAGGTGCATGAGACTCTCCCCACAACGATGCTTCCGGTTGGAATATCCAGCTTGATAATCATTAACCTCTTCTCCATAGCAGGGTTTGGCCAGATAGATCACCTGATTCTTGCCGCATCCTCTGTGGAATTTGTATCTGTGCTGCTATGGGGATTTGAAGTGTGGAACTTCCTTGTTGTAGTCATACTGATCTTTACACATCCCGCAAAAGGGACTCTAGGTGTCTGGGCATATGGATTCCCTTTAGGGCTGTTTGCAACTTCCACCATCAAACTGCTGGCATTCACCAAGTTTCCTGCATTGCTGTGGATTTTTGTGGCAATAGCGGTGATTCTCAATATCCTATGGGTCTATGCCTGGATAAACACAGGGACATTCATGAAGAAAATGTTCAACAAAGAAAAAAGCGAAAAATACGCGGTCCCAGGGCACGGGTCTGAGTAG
- a CDS encoding Transposase: MSERSVYKPEEKLKIVLEGMSGTISVSDLCRKYDVKPARFYSWKEKLLKSSSYVFEDRGWKVIPAGRRIDELKNENARLKDVIAEITQENLEIKKSMEASFRGGNGYEIAFS; this comes from the coding sequence ATGTCAGAAAGAAGTGTATATAAACCGGAAGAGAAACTGAAAATTGTACTGGAGGGTATGAGCGGAACCATCTCAGTTTCTGATCTGTGCAGAAAATATGATGTCAAGCCAGCAAGGTTCTACTCATGGAAGGAGAAGCTATTGAAGAGTTCTTCATACGTATTCGAAGACAGAGGATGGAAGGTTATACCTGCAGGTAGACGCATTGACGAGCTGAAAAACGAGAATGCAAGGCTCAAGGATGTCATTGCTGAAATTACGCAGGAGAACTTGGAGATCAAAAAAAGTATGGAAGCATCTTTCAGAGGAGGGAACGGATATGAGATCGCTTTTTCATGA